Part of the Halorussus sp. MSC15.2 genome, GAAAGACGTTCACGGACTCGTACACCGACTCGCCGTTCGGCTTCAAGCTAGTCGTCACCGACAGCAACGGCAACACGGACGAGGAGATACTGAACGTCAACGTCCGGCCCCAAGGGAGTATCACACCGACCCCAGTCATCGACACGCCGAACCCGAACAACGAGCGTCACTCGTTCAGCGGTCGGTTCTCGACCACGCCGCGCGGTGACATCCGGAGCTACGAGTGGAACTTCTACAACGCGGCCTACCACGACTCGTTCGAGAGCGAACCGGACTACACCGGACCGGACTGGAGCATCGCACTGGCGAGCGGCAACACGTGGAAGATTCGACTCCGCGTCACGAACACTGACGGCCGAACTGCCGAGAAAGTCATCACCTACGAGACGTAGCGACCGCCCGACGCGGTGGGTCACTCGCCGTTCGCGTCGGCCAACTTTTCGATTTCGCCTTTGACGCTCACGGCGTCGAAGTCGTGGTCGGGTCTGATGTTCACGAAGTCGAGGAACTCCCGGGCCGCCAGCAGTTGCTCGGGCGTGTAGTGTTCGGCGGCGGACTCGACCGCCGTCCGCGCGCCGATGAGCGGTTCGAGCGCCGCGAGCGCGCACGCGAGGTCGTACGACCGAGCCTCCTCGATGGCGTCTTCTCGGACGCTGGTCGCGTCGATGAAGTAGACCTCCCCGTCCTGTAGCAGGACGTTCTCGCCCCGGAGGTCGCCGTGGGCGAGTCGGTTGTCGTGCATCACCGACAGCGCGCCGAACACCTCGGGCGCGAAGCGCTCGACCTCCTCGGTCCCGAGGTCGTCCAGAATCCGGAACTCCGGCAGGTACTCCATCACGAGGACCCCCATGCCGTCCACCTCGAACGCCTCTATCGGCGCGGGGACGTTCAGTCCGATTTCGCGCATCCGTCGAGTCGCCTCCAGTTCGTGTTCGCACATCTCCATCGGGTCCGCGAAGTGCTCGAAGAAACCCTCGGTGCCCGACGAGAAGGCTCCGAGGTTACGTGCGCCGGTGAAGAGGGCGTGAACCAGCGAGTTCTGGCCGGTCACGATTTTGACGAACCACTCGTCGTTGACCACGCAGGGCGTCGAGAGCCAGTTGTCGGCGTCGAGGAACTCGATACGGAGTTGCGGCTGGTCGTAGCGTCGTGCCATCTCGTCGAACACGGCTTCGAGTCGCTCCCACTCGATGGTTCCTCGAACCAACCGCCGGATGCTCATCGGACGCGACTAAGCGTCCGGCCGTGAAAAAGCCACTTGCCCGAGTCGGTCCCGTCCCGGAGTCAGACCAGCGAAGCGACGACCGACGCGACGTAGCCGAGGACCGCGAGCGCCGCCAGCACCAGAATCGACCGGAGCGACGGAAGCGAGTCGGTCCCGAGCAATGACCGGACGGATACCGTGACCGACGACCACCACACCTCTAAGCCACCCCACACCGCGAGTAGACCCGCTAGCGCGAGCGCTGCCAGTACGTCGTAGAACCCCATCCACCACGGGAAGAAGTAGCCCAGCAGTCCGTTCTGAACTCCGATGGGGACCACTCCGCGTACTGCCTCCTCGAAGCGGTCGGCGACTCCGTCTGCACTCGACTGGGAACGCGAACGGAGACCTGCCTTCGCGGCGCTCGGCCCGCCCGCACTCTCGTCGCCGGTCCCCAAGCGTTCGGCCTCGTAGGCCCGGTCTATCGAGAGCGTCCACGTGACTTCGCCCTGCCGGTCGATTTCGAACACGCGGTCGCCGATGGTGTCGGTGACGAGCGTGTGACCGTTCGGCAGGCGGTCGGCGTCGCGGGGCCACTGCATCCGCTCGTCGGACCAGACCCACGTTCGCTCCCACCCGGCCTCGGTCCCGTTCCCGCCAGTTCGTCGGTACTCCACGAGGCGGTCGTTCTCGGAGTCGGCGACCACGACCGCCGGACCGCCCGCGGACGCCGGGAGGTAGTCCGGGTTGTGCTGTTCGCGGAGGACGCTGTAGTCGTTCTCGCTTCCGAGGGTCCAGTTGCGGACGATGCCGCGATTCCGGTCGAGGAACGCCACTTTGTCCTGATTTCGCAAGTCCACCATGACGCGGCCGTCGCGGAGCATCTCCACGTCGTTGAGGTGGACCCAGTCCTTGTCGTAGCTCCCGCCGCTGGTTATCGGCAGGTCGCTCTCGGCGGTCCACGTCCACTCGCGCACGCCCGAGGACGTGTTGACGACGAACGCCGCCTCGTTGCCGATATCACCGACGAGAATGTGAGTGTCGTTTATCACGTCCACGTCGTGCCATCGACCGCCCTCCATCCGGTGACTGTAGAGTCGGGTTCGCTCGCCGGTGGTCATGTTCAGACGCTCGACGACGTTTCGGCGGCAGTCGCCTCGGTCTTCGAGAAGGGGACCACCGCCGCAGACCGACTCGTTGAGCCACTTCGTTGCGACGTAGGTGACCGTGCGTGTGCGGTTGGGACTCGGGTCAACGTCCCAGTAGGAACTGTATCGGTCGGAGTGATAGAGGACAGTTCCGTTGGAACGAAACGCGACGATTTCGCCGGACAGGTCGCGCATATCACCGCGCTGGACCGTGACGACGGTGACCCCCGACCGGGGACCGACGACGCGCTCTCGCGCTCCCGCCTGCCGGTCGGCCGACCGTTCGTACCGCTCGTTCGGAGAGACTCCGGCAGTCACGAACCCCAACGCTAGCGCGATGACGAGTCCGAGGGCGACGACGCCGAGGAGGGCGCGAGTCGGCGTGCGAACGTTCACGAGGGCGGGATACGACGAAGGACGATAACAGCGTTTCGGCGGTGTCGGCGGCCGAAACCTGTGTGTGGGTTCGGAGATTTTATATCGCCACTCGCGCAAAAATTGCGTATGGATTTCAGCCTTCCCGACGAACATCAGATGATTCGGGACGAGGTGCGTCGGTTCTGCGACGAAGAAATCGAACCTATCGCACAGGACATCGAAGGCGAGCACCGCTTCCCCGAGGAAATCTTCGACCAACTCGCCGACCTCGACATGATGGGCGTGCCCGTCGCCGAGGAGTACGGCGGACTGGACGGTGACCAGTTGCTGTACGCGCTCGTCACCGAGGAACTCGGACGAGTCTCGGGTTCCATCGGTCTCTCGTACGCCGCGCACGTCTCGCTGGCCTCCAAGCCCATCGAACTGTTCGGCACCGACGAGCAGAAAGAGCGCTGGCTCCGTCCGCTCGCGGAGGGCGAGTACCTCGGGTCGTGGGCGCTGACCGAACCCGGGAGCGGGTCGGACGCCAGCGACATGGACACGATGGCCGAAAAGGACGGCGACGAGTGGGTCCTGAACGGCACGAAGCAGTTCATCACGAACGCCAACGTCGCCGGGTCGGTCCTCGTCAAGGCCGTCACGGACCCCGACGCGGGCTACGACGGCATCTCGACGT contains:
- a CDS encoding arylsulfotransferase family protein; its protein translation is MNVRTPTRALLGVVALGLVIALALGFVTAGVSPNERYERSADRQAGARERVVGPRSGVTVVTVQRGDMRDLSGEIVAFRSNGTVLYHSDRYSSYWDVDPSPNRTRTVTYVATKWLNESVCGGGPLLEDRGDCRRNVVERLNMTTGERTRLYSHRMEGGRWHDVDVINDTHILVGDIGNEAAFVVNTSSGVREWTWTAESDLPITSGGSYDKDWVHLNDVEMLRDGRVMVDLRNQDKVAFLDRNRGIVRNWTLGSENDYSVLREQHNPDYLPASAGGPAVVVADSENDRLVEYRRTGGNGTEAGWERTWVWSDERMQWPRDADRLPNGHTLVTDTIGDRVFEIDRQGEVTWTLSIDRAYEAERLGTGDESAGGPSAAKAGLRSRSQSSADGVADRFEEAVRGVVPIGVQNGLLGYFFPWWMGFYDVLAALALAGLLAVWGGLEVWWSSVTVSVRSLLGTDSLPSLRSILVLAALAVLGYVASVVASLV
- a CDS encoding RIO1 family regulatory kinase/ATPase → MSIRRLVRGTIEWERLEAVFDEMARRYDQPQLRIEFLDADNWLSTPCVVNDEWFVKIVTGQNSLVHALFTGARNLGAFSSGTEGFFEHFADPMEMCEHELEATRRMREIGLNVPAPIEAFEVDGMGVLVMEYLPEFRILDDLGTEEVERFAPEVFGALSVMHDNRLAHGDLRGENVLLQDGEVYFIDATSVREDAIEEARSYDLACALAALEPLIGARTAVESAAEHYTPEQLLAAREFLDFVNIRPDHDFDAVSVKGEIEKLADANGE
- a CDS encoding twin-arginine translocation signal domain-containing protein, with the protein product MMNQATDGLVSNKRRDALKAMGAAGAATVVGSTGAAAAGPTAVIDADPLPLEAGESFTLDASNSEGDIQSYEWYRRNWEYSQSFSDSPSATGKTFTDSYTDSPFGFKLVVTDSNGNTDEEILNVNVRPQGSITPTPVIDTPNPNNERHSFSGRFSTTPRGDIRSYEWNFYNAAYHDSFESEPDYTGPDWSIALASGNTWKIRLRVTNTDGRTAEKVITYET